The window AGGAAATTTGCCCAGTAGTGGACGGTTGATTCCGGAACGCTCAAGTACCCCGCCCAGTGATCCGATTCATTCCGCTGAAACAAATCGGACCCGTCGTAAAGTTTGCCATCGCGCTGATACAAACCGTCGAGCACCTCGAGGAAAGATCCCTGGTAATCGATCTCGACACCCGCGGGCAAACTCATCAGCCCGGATTGAGCGTCGATGTCTGGGATCAAACGTTCGATGCCCAAACCTGATGGTCCGACGGCGGAGGAAAACAGTGGGACCATCTTTGGTGGGCAGACGACCATCACGTGAGCACCATCCTGCGCGAGTGCCGCGGCGACACGCAGGAAGTGAATCGAATCACCAAGTCCCTGTTCGGGATAGATCAAAACGGTTTTGCCAGCGAGTGGTTGGCCGGACCAAACTGGCACATGCCCACCCGCGGAACGCAAGTGATCCGTGATTGCGGGACGACCGACACCGGGCATTCGCCAACGCCAGCGGTATTCGTTCCAACCCCGGTCGTAGTCACCCAGCAATAGCGAGATCACACCGAGGTTGCGGTGCAGTTCGGCGTTGTCGGGCTGGATCGCGAGGCCTTCTTCATACCATTTCAGGCCACGTTCGATCTCACCATTCCAGATCCAAAGCGTGCCGCGATTTTTGATCGCGGAAAGATAGCCTGGCTGAAGCTCCATGGCTTTGGCAAAGCTTGCCTCGGCTTGATCGACTTGGCCGATCATTCGGAATGCGTTGCCAAGGTTGTTCCACGCGATCGGGAAGTTGGAACGCAGATCGATCGCTTTTTGGTACGAGTCCACCGCTCCGGTGAAATCTCGTTTGTCGAACTGAGCGATGCCCAGGTAGACCCAGGCATCCGCGGAGTTGGGTACCTGACGCAAAACGCCGCGATACATTTGCATCGCGGCGTCCACGTTACCCGATTGATGAACTTGCCAGCTTTGCTGCAAGATCTCGGCCAAGGTTGGCATCAGTCCAGGAAACCAACCAAATCTTGGCTGCGGCTGGGCTGTTGCAGCTTGCGGACCGCTTTGGCTTCGATTTGGCGAATTCGTTCACGGGTCACCTTGAAGATGTGCCCGACTTCTTCCAGCGTGTAGCTGTAACCATCGCCTAGACCGTAACGCAGTTTAATGATTTCGCGTTCACGATAGGACAGGCTTTTCAGCACGCCGGTGATTCGTTGACGAAGCATTTCTTGGGTCGCACCAATCTGCGGGCTCTCTGCGGTGCCATCGGGCAGCAGGTCGCCGAATTGACTGTCTTCGCTGTTGCCAACGGGACGATCCAACGAGATTGGGAAACGGCTCATTGTCAAAACACGACGTGCTTCTTCGATGGTGACGTCCGCACGACGAGCAGTTTCTTCGATCGATGGTTCGCGACCAAGTTCTTGCAACAACTGGCGAGCCACGTTGCGAACACGGCTCATGGTTTCAACCATGTGAACGGGAATCCGAATCGTGCGGCTTTGATCCGCGACGGCACGGGTGATCGCTTGGCGAATCCACCAAGTGGCGTAGGTGCAGAACTTAAAACCACGACGGTATTCGAACTTGTCGACCGCTCGCATCAAACCGGCGTTGCCTTCTTGGATCAGGTCCAAGAACGACAGTCCCCGGTTGCGATACTTTTTCGCGATCGAGACGACCAGGCGCAGGTTGCCTTCGCTCAGTTCACGTTTGGCTTGTTGGTAATCGCTGTAAACCGATCCCAACATCTTCACGCGATTGCGAAGCGAGGTGGGCGTTTCCTGGCAAGCGGTCAGGATCTGACGACGCTCGTGCAGCAATTGCTCACGGACTTCGCGGCCGTGCTTGGTACGTTTTTGCTGACGCACCAACTCATCGATTTCGTCGAGTCGGCGAGAGAATTTCTCCAGCAAGCCGATTCGGGTTTCGATGCGCTGTGTACGCAGACCGAGTTCTTCGACCAAACGAACCGCACGACGACGGCGACGAGCCAATGCACGCCAAGCTTCCGCGCGACGGCGGGCGGGTGCACTCTTGCTCATCGCGACTTTCCAGTCGTGACGGTTGCGGTTGAGCAACGTTTGCAGGGTTTTCAGGTTGTGTGGCAAACGACCAATGATCTGTTCTTTTTCCAAACGATCGGTCACGCTGACCTGAACGGTTCGGTCGAACGGCAGTTGGCCGCGGTAAACCTTCTTCAACGTCTTGTAGGCTTCGACCAATACGTAGTGGTTCTCGAGCAGCTTCGTGCGGAAGCGGCGGCGAGTTTCTTCGATACGTTTGGCCAACTCGATTTCTTGACGACGTGTCAGCAAAGGGATCTCGCCCATTTGCGTCAGGTACATTCGAACAGGGTCGTCCGACCAAGTTTCCGACTCATCGAGCGCAATCAGTTCGTCCGGGCTGTCCAATTGGACTTCGCCTTCGGGCGCATCGGCAACGCTGACCGCGTTGTCGTCTTCGCTGTCGTCGACTGGTAACTTGCGGAATCCTCCTGTGACCACGTCAGTGCTTTGTGCTGAAACGTCGTCGAAATCATCCATCATCGGATCAAACAAAGTAGATACTCCTTTAGGTGGCTGTCTTTTCTATGTTCGACGACCGCGATTGGTTTGGTGGGTCGTCACAAAGAACGCTGTGGCGATTCAGCGTTCGGGGCAATTCAATTGGTTTTGGAACATCCGTGTCGTTGGGCGGCGGCACTCGTATGAGCAGCTCGTCGTCGGAGTGTAGTTACGCCGAATGTGAGGTCGAGACGTAATCTGCCGCCGGGCATTGGGTCACTGGCGAAGTCGGTCAGGAGAAGTTCGAGAAGCACTTGGGTTTCGAGAAGAACAATCAATCAATAACGAATTCGAAACGGTCCATGTGTTGGGAATGTTGCCAGTGCGAGGGACGCGGGTGCAGATCGATTGACCGACCGACGACGTCCATTGAAGAAAATTCCGACACACAGTGACTCTACCACCCGTTAACCTGCGAACCTCCGAATCAACTGCCAATTGGAAAAATTTTCCGATTGACCCGATATTCCATCCTGGAGGCTGAAAAGGGACGGTGGACCGTTTGTTGCGCGAACCGAATCCCATTCGGAAGCGAAGACGAACGATAGCTCGTTGTGGTTGTATCGCGACTCATCCAGAGGATGTCCGGTCAGGCAAACGTGATTCTCGTGATCGATTGGCCAAGCAAGTTGAAGAATTTCAGATGAAACTCTGAATCAGCTTGCCGCCAAATGGCCGTTCGACGAGAGTGACGTCCTGACGGGAGCGATTGGTCGTGTGTTACCCTCAGCACACCGTGATTCTAGTTCCCAGAATGTCTCGGTCCACCCGGGCGTTGTTCTTTTGACCCGTGATTTCAGCCATGTATTTGCTTCCCTGTCCGCACTGCGAAGAGTCCGCCGAGGTTAGTCCCGCCCGCGCCGGTGACCAGATCCCATGCCCTCATTGCGGCCAGAACATCCCCGTTCCAAAACTGGGTGAACTGCGTCAGCTCCCCACCGCAGAGGGCGACGCGGCGACGGAGAAGTCCAAAGCCAAGGCGGCCGAGGGTCGAGCCAACCGGCCGACAGTGCTGTTCACGGCACTCGGTTTGCTGGCAGCCGGCCTGTTTCTCGCGGCCGCGTTTTGTGTCGTGAATTGGGCCACTATCAGCGTTCCACTGACCACCGAAGGGCACATCGATGAGTTCCGTCAGGCCTACAAAGAGGTCAGCTCAGCTCAAATGATTCGGGAATGGGAAGAAATCAATCGCAACGGAGTCGACCTTCCGGCGATGTATCAGTACCGCGTCATGGAGCTCGACAAACAGGCTTGGCTGACGAACGCCGGGCTGTTTTCCGGAGCTGGTTTGCTGGCTGTCATCGGGGCGTTTTTTGTCGGTCGATCCGGTCGGGCAAGCGAGGTGTGAACCCGCTCACAATCCAGAAAAAAAATCTGGACCGATACATTTCAACACCGTTCGGTTGAGGGACACTTGGTTGGCGTCCTCTTCGGGGGCGTCTGTCTGTGCTCAACCCTTGTTCTGCAGCACGTAAACAACGTCTTCGGTTGACGCATCGACGGTGATGCGATCATCCATGTCATACGCAAAGTCGTACGTTGCCAAGCATTCCCATTGGTCGTCCGCCGCGATCAACCGATTCATCTGTGCCGGTGTGTAACTTCGCAAGTGAAGTTCATCGTTGATGCGGAAACTTCGACTCGGGGTGTGCACGTCAAAGCGAATTCCGAAACGCTCCATTCGTTTCTTCTTGTCGCGGTTGATCGTCCACATGTGTGTGTTGATCGCCAAGTTGCCGCGACGCGCCGACCATGATTCCGTTTCGCTGGGTGGAACCTTTGTGGGTGTCAGGTGCACACCGAGTAAGTAGATCCCGCCGCGACGAACCATCGATGCCATACTGCGTAGATGCCCGCGAGCGGCGGCTTCGGAGTTCACGTGCCGAAAACTGTTGATCGTGTTGAACGCGACGCAGGCTGGCCCTTCCGCTTTGGACGTTTTGGCTTTGCCGAGTGCGGATCGAAAATCAGCGGGTGAGAAGTCGCACATGTCCGCGACGATCGCGGTTGGTTTGAATCCACCTCGTTTCAAACGCTGATTGCAGAACTTGACGGCTTTTTCGTTCAGGTCCAATCCACAGGTCGCATGTCCTTTGCGGTTCAGCGAAGCCATCAATCGTCCTGTCCCACACGCAGGCTCGAAGAACAACTTCGGTTTGCGGGTTAGAAAATTGTCGGCGCAGTCCAAGATGAACTGCGTCTCCGCGGCGATGTCAGCTCCAAAGACCAAGTCGTAGTACTTGGGATGGTCGTAGATCGATTCTTCGAGGACTTCCATGGATTCAGTTTCTTTCAGTTCCTAGCGAACGGATTCCAGGCCGAGCCCGCGTCGCAGCATTCCAATTTGGCCCGCATGCAAACCTTCGTGAATCGGGCAAAACAAAACCGCGCCCAACTTGCAGGGGTACACCGCGTACGGCATGTCGATCTCGACCAACAACTCAGCAGGATCCAGTTCGTCCAGTTCCGCTGACGCGAGAGCATGGATGCGATTGAGTTTGTCGAGCAACTCTTCCGCGGTTGGTTGACCTTCGCTGGATTCGGGCGGCTTGCCGCCGCGGCCATAGGTCTTGCGAAACCGACCTTTGATCAAATCCAAATCCTCGGGACGACGGCCCCGCATCCGGAACATCAGCAAACCGTATTGGCTGACGGCCAAGTGTCCGACTTGCCAAGCCACATGGGATACGCCACCCGGTGGAATCTCGAACCAGCGATCCATCGGAGTCGCTTCAAGCAGTTCCAGTGTGTACTGACGGGCAAA of the Rhodopirellula baltica SH 1 genome contains:
- a CDS encoding tetratricopeptide repeat protein: MPTLAEILQQSWQVHQSGNVDAAMQMYRGVLRQVPNSADAWVYLGIAQFDKRDFTGAVDSYQKAIDLRSNFPIAWNNLGNAFRMIGQVDQAEASFAKAMELQPGYLSAIKNRGTLWIWNGEIERGLKWYEEGLAIQPDNAELHRNLGVISLLLGDYDRGWNEYRWRWRMPGVGRPAITDHLRSAGGHVPVWSGQPLAGKTVLIYPEQGLGDSIHFLRVAAALAQDGAHVMVVCPPKMVPLFSSAVGPSGLGIERLIPDIDAQSGLMSLPAGVEIDYQGSFLEVLDGLYQRDGKLYDGSDLFQRNESDHWAGYLSVPESTVHYWANFLQPLKQPGKKLIGLNWQGNPEHHADVYRSVPLETFRPLIEMPNVESISLQFGHGSEQLEQSDLGSSIHRLPDDIDQSGGQFVDTAAVLCNLDALVTTDTAIAHLAGSLGVRTILLLGKVPDWRWLRSGETTVWYPSVEIVRQTELGDWKPCLETVLSKLA
- a CDS encoding class I SAM-dependent methyltransferase yields the protein MEVLEESIYDHPKYYDLVFGADIAAETQFILDCADNFLTRKPKLFFEPACGTGRLMASLNRKGHATCGLDLNEKAVKFCNQRLKRGGFKPTAIVADMCDFSPADFRSALGKAKTSKAEGPACVAFNTINSFRHVNSEAAARGHLRSMASMVRRGGIYLLGVHLTPTKVPPSETESWSARRGNLAINTHMWTINRDKKKRMERFGIRFDVHTPSRSFRINDELHLRSYTPAQMNRLIAADDQWECLATYDFAYDMDDRITVDASTEDVVYVLQNKG
- a CDS encoding sigma-70 family RNA polymerase sigma factor; this translates as MFDPMMDDFDDVSAQSTDVVTGGFRKLPVDDSEDDNAVSVADAPEGEVQLDSPDELIALDESETWSDDPVRMYLTQMGEIPLLTRRQEIELAKRIEETRRRFRTKLLENHYVLVEAYKTLKKVYRGQLPFDRTVQVSVTDRLEKEQIIGRLPHNLKTLQTLLNRNRHDWKVAMSKSAPARRRAEAWRALARRRRRAVRLVEELGLRTQRIETRIGLLEKFSRRLDEIDELVRQQKRTKHGREVREQLLHERRQILTACQETPTSLRNRVKMLGSVYSDYQQAKRELSEGNLRLVVSIAKKYRNRGLSFLDLIQEGNAGLMRAVDKFEYRRGFKFCTYATWWIRQAITRAVADQSRTIRIPVHMVETMSRVRNVARQLLQELGREPSIEETARRADVTIEEARRVLTMSRFPISLDRPVGNSEDSQFGDLLPDGTAESPQIGATQEMLRQRITGVLKSLSYREREIIKLRYGLGDGYSYTLEEVGHIFKVTRERIRQIEAKAVRKLQQPSRSQDLVGFLD
- a CDS encoding DinB family protein; translation: MSQTPPSSDKPLPELSDAIRMFEAARGQIEFARQYTLELLEATPMDRWFEIPPGGVSHVAWQVGHLAVSQYGLLMFRMRGRRPEDLDLIKGRFRKTYGRGGKPPESSEGQPTAEELLDKLNRIHALASAELDELDPAELLVEIDMPYAVYPCKLGAVLFCPIHEGLHAGQIGMLRRGLGLESVR